The Megalops cyprinoides isolate fMegCyp1 chromosome 15, fMegCyp1.pri, whole genome shotgun sequence region TCAGGAAGCAGGAGATCATCAGCAGGAACATGACAGCCACTTTCTTCTCGTAACGAAGGATTTTAATGATCTGGACTGTTTGAAGGTCCTGGATAGACCGGAGCTGCGGTATAAGGAAAAAGGCAAGGGCTCATAactcatttctctgtgtgtgcccagtgtgacagtgtgacacatTACACTTACACTGCATAGTTTCCCTGGAAGGACCTGCATGCTCCCATCAAAACTTTGTGTTTAAACATGGAAAATGGATGGAAAATACGTGGGTAGccactacagtacattatgtGTATTGCTGACTTTGGGTGAAGCTTTTTTACTGAGGGATTCAGACCCACCATCCTCTGGTTAGCGACTGTGTCCTGTCCACAGCTCTACTCTGTCATGCCCATGTTCACTAAGAGCAGCTCTGGTAGACCCAGAGGGAGTCCTCAGCTCAGGTTATTTCCAGAGGCGCCTGATGGAAGATTCCAGTGCTCTCTACAGATGGCTAGAGTCACTCTGACTCCTTTAAAACAGAATGAAGGACCATTCTTTTCcacaacataaatgtaaatcCTTCCTGCCCTGGAGTCTGAGGATGTGTCAATCTTGCTAATCTCCCCTGTCAGAGCATTTTTGtctaattttatcattttccaaAAAGCAAGCTTCCATAATGCTCTTCTTTGCCTTTctgcagaaatgcacacacgGTATACAAATATtccacacacataacacacatacatttatacacacacacacaatcttttGCTCACAAATGGTAGAATCATTGGCAAATCATGTGAAAGTGCCCGCATACacaattaaagctgttttttggtGGCAGAGCATTAAAACCTGAAGGCACTGGGGATTTTCTGTGATATTAACATCAGCttatatttacaatttatttttttccaaaaaggaGAAACTAGCTCCAACCCCccaaacagaaaatatgcatCTTCTATTTTTGGTGAACTCATTGTCTCACAAAATATACTACAATATCCTTCTTTTAGGAGGAGTTCCctcattaataatgtaatgcccATAAAATGAGATTGGTTAAAAAATGAAGCGCTGTGGTTTATGAATTATTCTCCACATATCTTTTACCAGAGTGGGTTTCCCTGAGTGGGAGTCCCTGTGGTGGGAGATGGGGTGGCTCATGTCACAGTGCTTGTTGTGGTCAGGGTTTGGTTACTCAGAGGTAATCTCCTGCTTCCGCGAAGTTGTAAATACTTTACGAGGTGCAGACGGTTTGAAGCCTAGCAACAAGCACAGAAACATCTGGAGGAGGGCCCGGGTACTGATGCATGAGTACTTGCTCCCAGATAGAGGCTTCAAAACCACCccgccccaccaccaccaccaccgccacctgAACCCTCTGCGACCCCGCCCACCTGGGGTGAAATGACTCTATAACGAATACACTCGCACCACAGAACTCTGGCCATCTCCCATCAGTACTGGCAGCCGGGGTGATGAGATCAGGGACACAGTGCAACCATGGAAAGGGAAAGCCATTTATGTACAGCGTCTCGGAGTTTTTGTTTGATGTGTTGCAGGCGCCCTGAGACAGACTGGCTCAATAAGTCTCGACTGTTTGCTTTATAGTCTGGGTTTAAAAACAGCCTGGAACAGCTGCAGGTGTACAGAAAGTGAcatgcagccaatcagaatcatCCTGCGAGTTCTGAAGGAATAGTTGAGAAGAAGATAAAAGGAGGATAAAGGGAGAATCTATTTAGGAGATAGGAGTAGGAGgagcagaaaaaaggaaaacaagcagAAGAAaggtgaagcagagagagattgggggcaggaaagagaagaagaggaaaaaaaggagaaggggagCAAAAGAAGCTGAAAGACAAAGGGGAAAGAGCAGGGGGTGCAGGCCTGTGTGTTCTCCTCACCATTCGCACAGTGTATAAGATGTTGCCGTAGCAGTACACCATGATCCCAACCGGCACGAAGAAGCAGCccatgaggaagaggaggatgaaggaGGCATCGTTGGGGTCCTTGGAGGCCCAGTCCAGGGAACAACCTAGACCGTGGATCTCCAGCGTGTAGCGGTTCCATCCCAGTAGTGGCGCCCCCGTCCAGGCCAGTGAGTAGAGCCAGATGTGCGTGATCGCTCTCCAGGCCCAGGGGAAGTCAACCACTTTGGCGTGCACCACCCGGATGTAGCGCTCATACGCCAGAGCAGACAATGTCATGATGGACACGATGCCTGCAGTTGGGGAGGGGAGGTAAAACAAGTGGGAAAAGTGGTGAGAAGAGGGTTAATTGACATTAAGTTTCATTCACTGGCAGCAGGAATATTCCCCAATCTGTTCCCTTCATTGCCCCAACACACAGGCCCCATACCTAAACCAGGCAAGATCGCTGGATACTCACCTGGACTGTTCAACATGATGCCACACAGTAGCACCAGACTAGGTCCCCCACACAGACATGTTTAAATAGGCCCCTGTAACATGCTTTGGGTGAAGTGTCACTTATTCTACCTTACGGAAAGCCCAAAGCTCctttctctgtgctgcacttCCAAGCCAAAGAGGCAAAGTGATTTATCAGCACTACTCCAGTCTGAGCACCTCCCAGTACAATAACGCTGGCAGAGACTGGTTTTGGAAGGAAGGTTCCTGTGCAATGAACACAGGTCTGCCCTGTGGGCACTCCAAGCCAGCACTGATGAAGGACATCCTCTGTGTATGAAAGAAGATAACTTCCAATCACAGTATCAACTGACTCAGCACCCTGACACCCGGCAGGAAGCAtacagcagagctgcagtgaaatTTAGCTCAGAGCAGCCTAGCGGCTGCAGTGTCATTTGTGGCATAGTGATGACATAGTAACCTTGATCAGACTGTGACCTTGCCTGGACCTGAAGCAGCAAGGGATGCTGCAAACAAAGGAGACGGACAACTTATATTTATGGCCTGTTTTCATAGTAAGCTTTTGGTAAGGATCTCCCAAAACCagttaattcattttcaattaaatcTCTCAATGTGGTTTCTGCACCTTCTGATAATTCACAAAGAGATCGggttattgattttattttttttttactgttaggTGCAGACTAATGTAAAAAGGAAAGGTGGCAGTGAAGATGGAGGCTGTATGTGTATTTCTATGGAGCCCTGCTGAACTCTGATGATGATTGGACTAAAACAAGGTCTTCAAAATGTTCACACAAAGAGCATCCATTCTATTTCATGGATTTATGAGTCTCCTTAAGaagaatatttgtgtgtgtgtgtgtgtgtgtgtgtgtgtgtgtgtgtgtttgtgctattGACTGAACAATGGATACACATTCATGAAACAAGCTCAGGACAAGCTTCAAGGTCACCTGTTTTCACTTAATCACTCAGTCATCAAGCACtgttaaatcattgttttcatACTGGCCAGAAAAAAGTACAACTTTGTGACATTTGAGTGATctgaaaaagcaaagcattGTCGGTATTTATACAGGGGATGAAACCTGCACTGCTTCCTATCCATGGTCCTGCTGAGACACAAATAGCCCCTTTCCACCAGTGTCATGGGGTAACCAAGGATTTTTCACGGTGGGTGCAATACGACATGGTGCTGTTAATGGAAAATGGAGCTGTGGTTCACATCTTTTGAGACGTTTATGCTATTAGTCCTTTGTAAAGGGTCACACCAGCATGCAATCAATTCAATTGCCCCATATTAATCAGTAGCagttggaacaaaaaccagacGCACAAGCATCGCCACAGGGCTAGTTGCGGGAACACTGTAGAACCGAACTCGTTGATTTAACACTGGAATGTTACTCGTTAGTgtgacatctactgacaaataCTCCTAACGCCCCACGTAAAAGTGATGCAAATGTTGTGCAGTTACTTTATAAGTTGCCTAAACTCACAACCATCTAACCTGAATATTCTCCCGCAAGTCATCTGTAAATGGGTGTAATACGAACGGCGAACAGGACATGGGGGTGTCTCCTAAGTGCGAGTGAGAAACCATGAGAAAACAAACCAGCGCCACGTTTCAAAAGGCACAGTCCTAATTGCTTCAGGTCGCGCGTATCTGATTACGCGCATATTTTGAGTACTCGTTGCGTCGAGCACACACCTTTTCCCCACTGATCAACTGACCAGAAAACCTATACGATCACACCGACTCCTGTAGTTCTTGAGAATTACTTACTGCTAACGCAAGGTTCTGCATTTTAGTTGAGAGCGAGCAGTGCACCCTTTTAAGCGATACCCTATCCTCTGTTGTGAGCTTGCCATGTGTCCAATGTCACGCATGAGCTGTTATTTAGATCAATTCCGTGTATGGTTATATACTTGTGATAATATACTCCATAGAAAGACTAATAAACAAACATAAGCAACAATTTAAGTTGAAATACGTTATAGTCTTAGGGCAGCAAACAGATGCTGAGACACGCCCACTCTCAATCGAAACATTTGGATAATTCGTAAATGTAACAACAAATATACATAACGTAAATATTGGGTGGAAAGGAAAATGGCTATTGCTATACGACAGGTAATTTGATCATTCGGAATATAAACATAAACTTTTCAAACGGCTGACATGTAGCAACATAAtcttctttaaaaatatgatatgGCTAGAAATGTTAAATGGGAACTGAAGACTGAAATACTAACCAAAAAAACTGTTGCTGAAACCATCCCAGATGCATGTTGCCGAATTCCAAATCCACCCTCTCCTAATGCAAGAAACAAAGGTAAAGTTGATCCCAAAAACAGAAACCAGCAAGTCACTTATACTTATGTTCACCAGCAACAAATTCGTGGGCGTCCGGAGTCTCTTAAATTTGTAGTACAGCGCAATGACAATGATATTGTTGCAGAAACCGAAAAGTCCGATCGCTCCGATGGTGAAGGCAAGAAGTTTGTAAGTGCCAGCAGCGAAAAGGTATTCAACCGTTTCTGCCTCAGTCCCACTTCCATTCGTCGGACTCATTGCGCGTGGAGCACCGTGTCCAGCATCGTGCTGTATGCACTGACCATAGCTACAGGCGTCGTGGCACCGTGGGTAACCGCAATCTCCTGAGCTGGTCTTGAATTTCTGATGTCGCTGTAATCCGATTAAACCTCGCGTCTGCGGCTGAGAGAAATTAGGGCATTTTTTGCGGAGAAAGGGTGAGGGGTTTAGCGTGTCAGCGCTATTGAATTCTTCACGTCGCCCGTCACGTGTCAGGTGAAGTAAATGACGATCGACATCTCTGGGGCAGAAAGTAGTGAGTCAAAAATACATCTGTCAGCGCTGCGGTGCTTATTTGTCTGACGGTCTAAACGCAGAGTTTACAGCAGTTTTTGACAGATGCATGgcagctttttattttacaagtgTTTATTTGCTCAGAAAAGCCAATGATGTTTCCGCCATACAAAGGACAAAATAACAGAATTTACACGGTTTACATGGTTTATGCAACAAGAATACAGCCATTGgtcatttgaatgaaatatgtgTGAATAATATCTGACTCTATGCTGGCATTCTTTTAAATATAGCCCTTTACACCACAGTCCTCTCGCCAGAGGATGTTTTTGCGCGGAGGGGACTTGAATGTCACAGATGTCGAATAAGGCGTGATTCATTAATGAACTACGAACCCACGCAAATTGTGAGTCATAGGTTTGATATCTTTCTACTCGAGAAACACCGTTAGATTTAAAGTTGCTACCGTGTCTGACAGCGTACTGTAAACCACTCAAATTAAATGGATACGACGAAGCGGGACCCTCGAAGAATGCGCATTTTTACTCGTCTGTTTGAAAGTCCTCGAGAAGGTTAACTGATTGCCTGAGGGTAATATTATAAAGTGAGTTTGCCTGCGtaccttcttcttcttcttcttcttcttcttcttcttcttcttcttcaaaggactgtttctttttgttttgttttattggcaATACCCGAGAACTCAGTCAGCCGAGCGGAGGTTCACCCACAATCTTTCCTCTGACGCTCATTAGACAgtaaaatatcatttattttgcttcattAAAAGGACATCTAATCTACACAAAAGTACTGCCCGGGATTCctttttggaacaaaacatgcaaaaacgTTATTTAATGCGTCCATTTGAATTAAGAAGCGTAAATTATCAAGACTTACTGGAAGTCGGGTTAGGTCTCCCCAGAAAAGAGTTTTATGGAGCGTAATTAAAGAGCGGGATAAAGTGCCTATGCAATTTGTGGGACTGATCTGAAAATAATAAGTAGTTTTAATTCAGCATGAAGTaaagcaaaacagcatgaaTGCAAAACAGCATCCTTCATTTGGAATTCAAACACTACACTCAAGGCTATACTTTTTCTATATCTTAATCTatcaaatgtgctttttttgcCCAGGCTGGAGTAGCATGTGGCTGATGATTAGAAAACAGATGTGAAGCTAATTTTAGAACTGTAGAATTCTATTCAGGCTCAATTGGTGTGTGCCATTGAAAGGAGGAATAATGGTGGAGaactttgcatttaaatgacacAATATGCTTATATATCATTAGACCCCTTGATTCCTTGAATTTCCCTCTGTTCCAGCATGCATCTAGAGCAGGGTGCAAAACACCACTGACTCAGGCTCAGAATTGAGGAGGTAGGTTTGGTTTATGTTGAACTAGATGCAATACCAATCTGCTATTTTCTTCACAATGTAGAAACTGCAATGTCTGCTTCCTGACCTAGAGTTCACCagtgagaatgtttttttttttcaactttatcaattgtgtttttacagcaaTTTCAAACAATActtttgaaaagctttttttcaggAAAGCGTTGTTTCTGCTATCAAGGATGCACTCTCTGACCCAAAATTTCCATGTTTCCCCCACAAGTtgttacaaaactgaaaatgaacaccGATCAGTGAGCACAGCTCGGTGGTCAAAAAAcatttagc contains the following coding sequences:
- the opn3 gene encoding opsin-3, translating into MSPTNGSGTEAETVEYLFAAGTYKLLAFTIGAIGLFGFCNNIIVIALYYKFKRLRTPTNLLLVNISISDLLVSVFGINFTFVSCIRRGWIWNSATCIWDGFSNSFFGIVSIMTLSALAYERYIRVVHAKVVDFPWAWRAITHIWLYSLAWTGAPLLGWNRYTLEIHGLGCSLDWASKDPNDASFILLFLMGCFFVPVGIMVYCYGNILYTVRMLRSIQDLQTVQIIKILRYEKKVAVMFLLMISCFLICWTPYAVVSMLEAFGKQSIVTPTVAIIPSFFAKSSTAYNPVIYIFMSRKFRRCLLQLLCARLSRLQRSIKDRPLAHVERPIRPIVVSARSSVDRPKKRVTFSSSSIVFIIASNDDTHHLDVTSKNSSSEVNVIQVRPL